A single Gambusia affinis linkage group LG22, SWU_Gaff_1.0, whole genome shotgun sequence DNA region contains:
- the xkr5a gene encoding XK-related protein 5a isoform X1 yields MSQGQDTRKMTGSVQSVTLCSAVIYCIGFYLWNEETQWAGLTLGLFLPGTAVQLLSVKWYYDDGDERRCYLSVIHVLHLGIFKRLWDCMRSVLHMQGSVAELGAAVMQQADVAALWLLEALVLTLPQSLLQAYVVVSTDVGIMSPVAYCCGLCVLSISWALVLYSRACCLIRPGHLAMPPAALLCQLVWRAGMLGARVTCLMFFARVFNWWVCGVAGFHWLTASFWLVSQQPDICTGHWCWRAFNGVLGLIHVFLFLNVKDGPSRFRMASFYAFMLVENVTLLLAASDFLSEASWDSMTLPTSVLCSFFLGAISLVLYYRFLHPKSTEISQGTNRHQMGSTCIEQGESSLSLGDKSLPASSVQNHGSFSLSGMAGSLLEHPGNCQGQSNSSCPCFHHHWLLIRLALKTGDLCKINRAYGAGGPAAILDMEEYNQEFKSNEGITFTAGGSCEGVSTSESQGKGLAPLSDCKDEFQSVSEPTSTERPEGEDDSLEMESPMESPASDFKRSSPEGKSVFGDSPEPYYCPTESSSTLYFSADPQSPSSASNPRLDRDIGGLEQGVRLSSIPSDPALHRDVRGLMSRVGPRCTSTPKLDCGVSDSPPSVPHLTGPRRQLILSRREEDNTF; encoded by the exons ATGAGCCAAGGTCAGGATACCAGAAAGATGACTGGATCTGTACAAAGTGTGACTTTGTGTTCTGCAG TGATCTACTGTATAGGATTCTACCTTTGGAACGAGGAGACGCAGTGGGCAGGCCTCACACTCGGCCTCTTCCTTCCTGGGACAGCAGTCCAGCTGCTCAGTGTGAAGTGGTACTATGATGACGGGGATGAAAGGCGGTGCTACCTCTCCGTCATACACGTGCTACACTTGGGCATCTTTAAAAG GTTGTGGGACTGCATGAGGTCAGTGCTGCACATGCAGGGCTCGGTGGCTGAGCTGGGTGCGGCTGTCATGCAGCAGGCAGACGTTGCTGCCCTGTGGCTGCTGGAGGCGCTTGTCCTAACGCTGCCTCAGAGCTTGCTGCAGGCGTATGTGGTTGTGTCTACAGATGTGGGGATAATGTCACCAG TGGCATATTGCTGTGGACTATGCGTGCTGTCCATTTCCTGGGCCCTGGTGCTGTACAGCAGAGCCTGCTGCCTGATACGACCAGGCCACTTGGCCATGCCACCAGCAGCCCTGCTGTGCCAGCTGGTCTGGAGAGCAGGCATGTTGGGAGCCCGGGTGACCTGCCTCATGTTCTTCGCCAGGGTCTTCAACTGGTGGGTGTGCGGAGTAGCAG GTTTTCACTGGCTCACAGCCTCCTTCTGGCTAGTATCACAGCAGCCCGACATTTGCACTGGTCACTGGTGCTGGCGTGCCTTTAACGGCGTTCTGGGGCTCATCCacgtcttcctcttcctcaacGTCAAAGACGGACCCTCGCGCTTTCGCATGGCCAGCTTCTATGCA TTCATGCTCGTAGAGAATGTGACTCTGCTGCTGGCCGCGTCCGACTTCCTGAGCGAAGCATCATGGGATAGCATGACCCTTCCCACCTCTGTGCTGTGCAGCTTTTTCCTTG GAGCCATCTCGCTGGTCCTGTACTACCGGTTCCTCCATCCCAAGTCCACAGAAATCTCCCAAGGTACAAACCGGCATCAGATGGGCAGCACATGCATAGAGCAAGGCGAGTCCTCCTTGTCTCTTGGCGACAAAAGTCTGCCAGCGTCTTCTGTCCAGAATCACGGCAGCTTCTCCCTGTCCGGCATGGCTGGCTCTCTGCTGGAGCACCCGGGAAACTGTCAAGGCCAGTCCAACAGCTCCTGCCCTTGCTTCCACCACCACTGGCTCCTCATCCGTCTGGCCCTGAAAACCGGCGATCTCTGTAAAATCAACAGGGCGTATGGAGCCGGTGGGCCTGCGGCCATATTGGACATGGAGGAGTACAACCAGGAGTTTAAAAGCAACGAGGGCATCACCTTTACCGCTGGAGGCAGCTGTGAAGGGGTGTCCACCTCCGAGTCCCAGGGTAAGGGCCTCGCTCCACTCTCAGACTGCAAAGACGAGTTCCAGAGCGTAAGCGAGCCCACGTCAACCGAGCGACCCGAGGGAGAGGACGACAGTCTGGAGATGGAAAGCCCCATGGAGTCACCCGCATCGGATTTTAAACGCAGCTCCCCGGAGGGCAAGTCTGTTTTTGGAGACAGCCCAGAGCCTTATTACTGCCCTACTGAATCAAGTTCCACCTTGTACTTCAGTGCTGATCCCCAGTCCCCCAGCAGCGCCAGCAACCCCCGTTTGGACCGGGACATCGGGGGTCTGGAACAGGGGGTCCGGCTCAGCTCCATCCCCAGTGATCCTGCCCTACACAGAGACGTGCGTGGACTCATGAGCCGCGTCGGGCCACGCTGCACCTCCACTCCTAAGCTGGACTGCGGGGTGTCGGATTCTCCCCCAAGCGTCCCACATCTCACAGGTCCAAGAAGGCAGCTCATACTGTCCCGCAGAGAGGAAGATAATACTTTCTAG
- the xkr5a gene encoding XK-related protein 5a isoform X2 encodes MRSVLHMQGSVAELGAAVMQQADVAALWLLEALVLTLPQSLLQAYVVVSTDVGIMSPVAYCCGLCVLSISWALVLYSRACCLIRPGHLAMPPAALLCQLVWRAGMLGARVTCLMFFARVFNWWVCGVAGFHWLTASFWLVSQQPDICTGHWCWRAFNGVLGLIHVFLFLNVKDGPSRFRMASFYAFMLVENVTLLLAASDFLSEASWDSMTLPTSVLCSFFLGAISLVLYYRFLHPKSTEISQGTNRHQMGSTCIEQGESSLSLGDKSLPASSVQNHGSFSLSGMAGSLLEHPGNCQGQSNSSCPCFHHHWLLIRLALKTGDLCKINRAYGAGGPAAILDMEEYNQEFKSNEGITFTAGGSCEGVSTSESQGKGLAPLSDCKDEFQSVSEPTSTERPEGEDDSLEMESPMESPASDFKRSSPEGKSVFGDSPEPYYCPTESSSTLYFSADPQSPSSASNPRLDRDIGGLEQGVRLSSIPSDPALHRDVRGLMSRVGPRCTSTPKLDCGVSDSPPSVPHLTGPRRQLILSRREEDNTF; translated from the exons ATGAGGTCAGTGCTGCACATGCAGGGCTCGGTGGCTGAGCTGGGTGCGGCTGTCATGCAGCAGGCAGACGTTGCTGCCCTGTGGCTGCTGGAGGCGCTTGTCCTAACGCTGCCTCAGAGCTTGCTGCAGGCGTATGTGGTTGTGTCTACAGATGTGGGGATAATGTCACCAG TGGCATATTGCTGTGGACTATGCGTGCTGTCCATTTCCTGGGCCCTGGTGCTGTACAGCAGAGCCTGCTGCCTGATACGACCAGGCCACTTGGCCATGCCACCAGCAGCCCTGCTGTGCCAGCTGGTCTGGAGAGCAGGCATGTTGGGAGCCCGGGTGACCTGCCTCATGTTCTTCGCCAGGGTCTTCAACTGGTGGGTGTGCGGAGTAGCAG GTTTTCACTGGCTCACAGCCTCCTTCTGGCTAGTATCACAGCAGCCCGACATTTGCACTGGTCACTGGTGCTGGCGTGCCTTTAACGGCGTTCTGGGGCTCATCCacgtcttcctcttcctcaacGTCAAAGACGGACCCTCGCGCTTTCGCATGGCCAGCTTCTATGCA TTCATGCTCGTAGAGAATGTGACTCTGCTGCTGGCCGCGTCCGACTTCCTGAGCGAAGCATCATGGGATAGCATGACCCTTCCCACCTCTGTGCTGTGCAGCTTTTTCCTTG GAGCCATCTCGCTGGTCCTGTACTACCGGTTCCTCCATCCCAAGTCCACAGAAATCTCCCAAGGTACAAACCGGCATCAGATGGGCAGCACATGCATAGAGCAAGGCGAGTCCTCCTTGTCTCTTGGCGACAAAAGTCTGCCAGCGTCTTCTGTCCAGAATCACGGCAGCTTCTCCCTGTCCGGCATGGCTGGCTCTCTGCTGGAGCACCCGGGAAACTGTCAAGGCCAGTCCAACAGCTCCTGCCCTTGCTTCCACCACCACTGGCTCCTCATCCGTCTGGCCCTGAAAACCGGCGATCTCTGTAAAATCAACAGGGCGTATGGAGCCGGTGGGCCTGCGGCCATATTGGACATGGAGGAGTACAACCAGGAGTTTAAAAGCAACGAGGGCATCACCTTTACCGCTGGAGGCAGCTGTGAAGGGGTGTCCACCTCCGAGTCCCAGGGTAAGGGCCTCGCTCCACTCTCAGACTGCAAAGACGAGTTCCAGAGCGTAAGCGAGCCCACGTCAACCGAGCGACCCGAGGGAGAGGACGACAGTCTGGAGATGGAAAGCCCCATGGAGTCACCCGCATCGGATTTTAAACGCAGCTCCCCGGAGGGCAAGTCTGTTTTTGGAGACAGCCCAGAGCCTTATTACTGCCCTACTGAATCAAGTTCCACCTTGTACTTCAGTGCTGATCCCCAGTCCCCCAGCAGCGCCAGCAACCCCCGTTTGGACCGGGACATCGGGGGTCTGGAACAGGGGGTCCGGCTCAGCTCCATCCCCAGTGATCCTGCCCTACACAGAGACGTGCGTGGACTCATGAGCCGCGTCGGGCCACGCTGCACCTCCACTCCTAAGCTGGACTGCGGGGTGTCGGATTCTCCCCCAAGCGTCCCACATCTCACAGGTCCAAGAAGGCAGCTCATACTGTCCCGCAGAGAGGAAGATAATACTTTCTAG